From the genome of Electrophorus electricus isolate fEleEle1 chromosome 14, fEleEle1.pri, whole genome shotgun sequence:
TGGTGGTGTAGACATTCTTTTGGGTATTCATGAAAGGATTTAGTGGTGCATTTATGTGACGCATATTTAAGGAAGATATTAATTTATGATTGTTGTAGCATCTTCATAAACAGTCTCGGGCTCACTTgtgcatattttcattttattatacaAACCCTTGTTTTGAACACAGTAAACTCAAAAGATCATGATTCATTTTTGTgatcagctttttttttttttttttttcaatatcatgtccactttttttttccttcccaaCCTACAATGTAACAAGGattcaaaaaacatttctgaatcCTTGAATTAGATTGCATTTGTAATTGCTTAATTTACACCTATTTAAAGTAATTAGTGTGACTGCTGTTGTCAGGGCAGAATGCAGCAAGACATTCTTTAACACGGCGGGCTGGGGGGGCATGCCCATGTGGAGGGCCTGCAGAGTAACCAGTTAGAAAGTTTCTGTCAAGACACCCAACTTTCAATTTCATTGCTTTAGCTACTGTACGTTTTTTATACACGTTAGTACAGGGTTGCCTATTGTGGTTTATATTATTCACACCAGAACAAAATGTTCAGACTTGCCCTATAAATCAAGTCACAAGAGCAAGTTGAaacagctgtgctgtcataagtgctgtgttcattagtctgttcaaaacaaaaaacaaaacaaaacactcctgAGGTCATAAATTTGTTCTCTTACACTTCCAAAACCATAAGTGCTTGTATCCTGGTTCTATCCATTTATATAACAATGGCAGTTATATTCAGCAagagcattttattttaataagtagCTTAAATTACATCATGTAACCATAGCACACTGGTAACATTATTTGTGTTCAAATTTTCAGTCCTTAACTTTTTCTCTTACACTTAGCATTTGTCATGCAGATATTGGATTGTGTTTAAACGAATAtctttatttacatgtatactAGACACaagaaatgtaaaagtttaCATTATTGGTTCTTCTTCAGCAGATCCATTTCAGGCCTCGCAGAAACcttcaaagacaaacaaagaggGAATCAGAGTTATTGTGTTATACATAAAGTTATATTGTTATCATTAAGTCATATTTCAGTGTTTATGCCATCTGGTTATAGGAATGTTGATGTTATTGTTAGAAAATGCTATGATTTATACTTTTGTtcagtaattttattaagaTATAAAACTGTTTAccaaagtggggaaaaaaaaagtaccattGTGTGTGACCCGTCTGTATTTGCCCAGGAGGCATAAATCCCGCTTCTTCGAGGTCACAATCTGCTGGTCTTCGGGCCTTAAGCCGGTAGGGTGACGAGAGAAAATGAAGGAGTAACCATCCAGGCAGGTTCCGTCAGCATCCACCTCTCTGCAGGCATAGTGGATTGCATAGTTGTCATAGTCGGTGTCGATGATCCAGTGGTCGTCATCTGTTGAGATGGTCGCAAATAAGACAAGGTGCTCGTTATACTGTGTTTAGAATGGAGTAGGGTAGGTTGAGTAGTATAAAGATTATGGTCTATGAAATCTTCATTTATCACAAACATTGAAAGGTATATTTTTGTACTGTAGCACTCCTAGGAGAGAAGCAGCATTATACATGATGTATGCGATTATTTCTCATATTCCAACAAACGGGTTTAAAAATACATACTGTCACATATAAACATGTCTAGTTTGGCTTACACCCAGTCTGGAGGTATGCCGTGGCACCCCAGTATCTGAGCTTGAACTTGGCTGGGTCTGATGACTTCTCCAAAGTGGAGAACATTTGGGCACATGTCTCCCAGTTGCTAAAGTGTGAAATCATAAAGAAAACTTTCAACTTGCATAAGGAGTTGCACCAAATATAACATTCGAAAGACATTTTGAATTTACTTCAGAATGATCACTCTGCCAACAGCAGTGGCTGTCATTTTGCCATCGTCTTCCACTTTGTAATTGGCAACAACATTGTCTAGAAGAAAAAGTCCTACTGGGTCTTTCTTGGCAACAGCATACCACCTTCCTTGAAACTGAGATGAATAGAGTACAGCAAGAGGAAACCCTCATACAAAGTGCTTTTGGTAAAGAGTGCACAAAGACAACCagttagatttttaaaataaatttttactTACTCTGTATTTGTCAAAGTTCTCTTTGACATGGATGTTGCTAACCAGACAGTCTTGTGCCCAGCCTGTGGCCAGGAAACAAAGAGCCACAAAGAGCCCCAGCATGCTGCTGTCTGCTGGATCTGAAAAACAGGGCCAAAAGTCAGCAGTAAGAGGCGTTTCTGAAAGCGGCAGTTAAATAGGATCCACGCAGAGCACTGCAGAATAGATTCCCTCTCCCCATTTATTCTCATTTGTCTTTGAAGAAAGAAGAGTATCTTACTACatactttttttctgagaatAGTGAGAGCTTGTCGAACACACTGTACCTTTTCAGACTTTACTGGCAGAGTATAAAGGCAGGACTGTGGGTTGTTTGTTGGACTGAGTTTATATAGGATGTGTCTTCTGCAAGCAATTTCACAATCCCACCCAGAGACCTTAAACTCTGGTCCCCAGCATTTCACTCATTGGTCAggattttttttgcataattgaGTCTCATATCTGACAATGTTGTGGAGTTAACCTCTGCACCTTCTCAAAATGTATTGTGTAACTAGGgtaaatctaaaaaaatatcTACATATACCACAGATAGCCTCATTATTTTTGCTGACactgtttattaattttttttctgacattctTGAGTTGAGATTTTAGCTTCAGTGTAGTAGCTGTTTTCAATGTCCAACAGACAGCAAAatttaacaaataaatcaaacgAGTCATTTCAAAGTTTACAAAAGAACTATAGACCTCTGTTTGTTTGAACTTGTtaacttaaacatttaaatccCCCAGCCCCCATCCCACTTCACCTCCACCACAgcctggagaaagaaaaagaaactttaCTTACCCTTCTCGCTCCATACAGTTCAGTTGTTTTCCTCCCAAGGGGGTGTGGCCTTGGGTTTACTTACTGTCTTTTAATGGCCAAGGAATTTTTTGCATGTTCTAGCAAAGGCAAAAGTCACCCCAGGGCTTTTGGCAGGGATGTCCAAGTCATCTGCTGctccattttttaataatttaaaacatagttctcccttttctctgtgcctcttttttctctctgctttcaTGGGTTGAATTAGTTTATCTGCATACAAGtttaagcatttacatttacatttacggcatttagcactcttatccagaattacttacaaaagtgctttgtcatttactcatggaATACATCCTAGCGAGTAGAGTGgattagagtccaatataccaatgatctagaatactgcaGGAATACAGGgatgatgcctagaagtgcaaaatacataaggtctatctcagacaatcagtgcaataaacaataagtactagagttagtcaacataggagcagtcaacatcagtgcaataaacaaaaccctacaataaatactagagttttagttactcaacaataaacatttaaaacttacCAAGTTATTTTACCAAGATTTTCACAGTAATGAGCTATTTTCGCAGACTGCCAACACactttcttttatgttttgttcaGAATATGTGATGTTTAGGATGAATTAGGAAACAGCTGCTGAAGGGTTAAGACTCCACAAATCATATAATTATATTCTCCATATCAAACAGATTTTAGTTTGCCTTTATAAACCATTGAATTTTGATCAGAGAAAATTATCTCGTCTGTGTTTACTGAGTCCATTCTGTAAACATCAGCATGCAACCAGTATGCTGTGCCAAAATATATTCAGATGAGGACATACTAGtaatcacttttattttattcttatgcAATGGTGacagtgagggagtgagaggtgtgtgcagTTGCTGGGAGTTTTTagtctccatagcaacagaagaGCACAGCAACgagcaaaatgaaacaaaacaaaaagaaaggcAAAAGCATTCTCAGTGTTATATTAACACCAATGTAGCAGCAGCTCTCCTTCTGGGTGCTGAGTGCACCATAACACCTGGATTTGCTGTGTCAAGTAAAAAACTTTGATGAATTTGGTCCAGTCTCTTCTAGACACTGACTTCACTATTGAGCCAGTTTTAATCCTATTATTATAAAATAGGTCCTTCCAATTCACCTCTTTATAGagagtgttaaaaaaaagataattataGTGCACTTCAAAGAATTTCCCTTCTCAGTTCCAGAACAGGACAATGATTTTATTGGCAAGATTCTTGAGGGCAGCAGTAATACAAAGCAATCTTGTTTCCTCAAGCAATGATACTAGTATCAATATGAAACCActgaaaactacaaaaaaaactaCAGTGTTGGACCCTTCCAAATTTCTCAAACAAGCCGTTTTAACTTAAGGACTGCTACGAGCCATAGGTGTATGCAAGGGTAAAGGGAAGAAATGCTGAAAGATAAGATGGAGCAAGTTCATGCAAAGACTTAAATGCAATGAGCTAAAGGTTGTATTAAATGCAGGATGATACCAGGGTGACAACTAGCCAGGATGACCAATCAGGTTGAGCTGTTATTATGTGCAGGAACTCTATGCTGTTGAGTTTTGTATATACTGAACAATGTATACGGGTTTAGCCAGAATGCCAGGGAAAATGAAGGTACAGTAATCAAACTCATGATAAAGCCATGGACTAATGTTTCATCCTCCTTAATATGCAGATGATTGCAAATATAAgcaaaattattatattattaaaatatgtgcAAGAAAGCAGTTTTTGGTAAGTGAGATTCACTATTCTGAGGAAATGGCTGATAGGCCATTGCAACACTTTCAGTTACTCATctgtcacagaaaaaaatggacTTTCCTTCTGATTGGATTGTCCGGTGTAAAATGATCAGCATGCGGGGTTTGAAGGTTAAGCAAGCTTAGAAGATTTAATGACGTCACATTAATTATCGGTCTCTGTGATCCCTTCAGATGGTAAGACACAGTAGTCTGCTAGCTTTCCGAAGGAGACCAGGAGCATCTTGGGGTTTGCGCAGTGGTATGGTGGCGGATGACACTGGCTGAAGGAGAGGGTCACTGGAGCAACTAGCACCGCTTCTCATTTACGTCTTCTGGCTTTCTGCGAGTGATGCATCTCTGAGAGCCCTACAATACACACTTGTTATAAAATGGCAGACAAGGACAGTGTGGAAAAATACTTGGAGAATAATCCACAGTTTGCCAAAGATTATTTTGACAAGAAGGTGCGAGCCGAGGTCATTACTGCTGCTTTCACAGAGAAGCTTGAGATCAAAGACCCATCCTCATACAAAGATGTCTCCCAGATCCAGGAGGCTGCCATAATTTTTGACCTGGTCAGGGAGATGCAGAGTGAGCAGGTCATGGAGAAAAGCATGCACAAGGTCCTGCAGCGAATATGCATTCTGGTAAATGCAGATCGGTGCAGCTATTTTATATACAGGGCTAGGAATGGAATCCCTGAGTTGGCCACATGTCTTTTTGATGTTACCCCTACCTCCAAATTTGAAAACAACCTGGTCAGTCCACTGGCTGAGATTGTGTTCCCCACTGACATGGGCATAGTGGGGCAAACAGTAACAACCAAAAAGGGAGTTAACATTCCAGATGTAAAGCAGGTGAGTCAAGGTCATCATAAGGAGTAATAAAATTTGTCCTTCTGTCCTTTGCTGTGTAGAATGAAATGCTGTGATGTGTAAGTAAAAGACATTCCAAAACcaatttacattaaattaaagtttaatgttACAAAACTACCAAGTTGttactaaaataaatttttagGGCAACCATTATTTGCTATAAAATGGTTTTTGATCCTATTAGATCATGACATAATATGAGGTAAGGTGCACTTTCTGTTCCATCAGTTACAGGGTAAAAGTCTGTCAGACTAAGCCTGTTAGTCCAGCATTATGTTGTCACTAGATTACTAGACATGAGAATACCTTTAAATGATTTTGTGCCCACAGGATACATTTTCAGAACTCATACTGAACTTGTAATACCATAAATATGATGTCAGAAATTGCAAAGATAAAACAGCTACAGCAACATGAGCATCATTAATTTCTACtaataaaagttatttattgGGAGAGATGTATGCATTTACTTATTTAAGTAGTAattgtagtgtactgtagtaaagatatagaggtagtaaaaattgtAGTGTTGGATAaagggtttacagagaaacaTGGCATTTTGGACAGAACTCGTTcttcagctgtgtaagcaaaatgcttctgaagctctaggaggtgaaaccagCTTATCTTCCTATAGTTTATGTtggaacataaactggtttcactTGCTAGAGTgtcaaaagcactttgcttgcacagctgatgaaggacctctccCTGAAATTGCCAgtttctctagaaaccttgtgtactacaaaGTTTTATTACctctacatatt
Proteins encoded in this window:
- the rbp4 gene encoding retinol-binding protein 4; this encodes MLGLFVALCFLATGWAQDCLVSNIHVKENFDKYRFQGRWYAVAKKDPVGLFLLDNVVANYKVEDDGKMTATAVGRVIILNNWETCAQMFSTLEKSSDPAKFKLRYWGATAYLQTGYDDHWIIDTDYDNYAIHYACREVDADGTCLDGYSFIFSRHPTGLRPEDQQIVTSKKRDLCLLGKYRRVTHNGFCEA